The proteins below come from a single Candidatus Alcyoniella australis genomic window:
- a CDS encoding ABC transporter permease: MGATLTIARKELGTLFTQPIAYVVLVCFLMLSGLFFFLILQEYGAALQEYGWQMPELNVTEYVLSEFFGLLSVLILFIIPFVTMRTYAEERKQGTDELLLTAPIRVEQVVWGKFLGTLIFFCIALALTLPGPLLLRRLSDPDLGVMLSGYLGLLLMGGAFIATGCFISSLTKNQIVAAVLTFAAFLMLWIVSALGEHLASDPSPLIFRLSQLLSYISLNDHFPDFINGLIDTRHLVYFVSFILLFNFLSQRSLESARWRA, encoded by the coding sequence ATGGGCGCAACCCTCACCATCGCGCGCAAGGAGCTGGGAACGTTGTTCACCCAGCCGATCGCCTACGTGGTGCTGGTCTGCTTTCTGATGCTCTCCGGCCTGTTCTTCTTCCTGATCCTCCAGGAATACGGCGCGGCGCTGCAGGAGTACGGCTGGCAGATGCCCGAGCTCAACGTCACCGAGTACGTGCTGTCCGAGTTCTTCGGACTGCTGAGCGTACTGATCCTGTTCATCATCCCCTTCGTCACCATGCGCACCTATGCCGAGGAGCGCAAACAGGGGACCGACGAGCTGCTGCTCACCGCGCCGATCCGCGTCGAGCAGGTGGTCTGGGGCAAGTTTCTGGGCACGCTGATTTTCTTCTGCATCGCCCTGGCCCTGACCCTGCCCGGGCCGCTGCTGCTGCGGCGGCTCTCCGATCCGGACCTGGGCGTGATGCTCAGCGGCTATTTGGGACTGTTGCTAATGGGCGGCGCGTTCATTGCCACGGGCTGTTTCATCTCATCGCTGACCAAGAACCAGATCGTGGCCGCGGTGCTGACCTTTGCCGCGTTTCTGATGCTGTGGATCGTCTCGGCCCTAGGCGAACACCTGGCCTCCGATCCCTCGCCGCTGATCTTCCGGCTCTCGCAGCTTTTAAGCTACATCTCGCTCAACGACCACTTCCCGGACTTCATCAACGGGCTGATCGACACACGACACCTGGTCTACTTCGTCAGCTTCATTTTGCTGTTCAACTTCCTCTCGCAGCGCAGCCTGGAGTCGGCCCGATGGCGCGCTTAA
- a CDS encoding AAA family ATPase gives MRLVSVRLDAFGALRGAQYEFAPGLNLVLGPNESGKSTIVEAVFGVLFGFKSNRERFLPRPGGGEYQAGLAIQSAGRLLEITRDFSSNQLRVIERINNEEHLLLNEKISPSGRSSDREQYLDLLQQTLGLSDPQLFRALVLIGQEKLLGSWQDGASGIRTLLAGAASRGSDEVLDALEQQYFELTLFDVEGRKRMRNPRKIELLQSQIESRREALDHAQRALDKRQQLGVQRSQMREQLVAKRTELDSHELLAKRGAELLRLQKDLAETERLHAELYKERLQLVDALNDLAATNAALAGLSDVTALSAVDFESAGKLAADAQAIGREQRGLDRIGEQLEAINPQPALSAAMVSVATAIGAGLGLALLPSPWSWVAAIALLCVPGTLWVRLVVLRRSARNATQQLTQSLSQAREACAELEAQYEHDLEALPSAIRLSLDDLSIVRARYEQARDLTLKREQAAALVAGRPDDEQLQQALAKLGRELDVHKARIDSFVAQTPQLSGVDQRAVLQADRDAAACRQRIEEFEQQLRSVESDFTVASVGLIDRQSAEEEIVELDQRLARDKRRAQALLLAREVLAEAIEEFRSLSVARVGEAIGSRFERCTAGRYCGVEMDEQFNPLPLLRGKVQLDVEQLSAGARDQLYLCARLAVLDDLSGDAGLPLILDDPLVHCDRKRRTALLELLRELADRQQLIVLSHDESLAELTPGANLIRLGTDRQ, from the coding sequence GTGAGACTGGTCAGCGTGCGCCTCGACGCCTTTGGCGCGCTGCGCGGCGCGCAGTACGAATTCGCGCCGGGGCTGAATCTGGTGCTGGGACCCAACGAATCGGGCAAGTCGACCATTGTCGAAGCGGTGTTCGGCGTGCTGTTCGGCTTCAAATCCAACCGCGAGCGATTTCTGCCCAGGCCCGGCGGCGGCGAATATCAGGCCGGTCTGGCCATCCAAAGCGCGGGCCGCTTGCTCGAGATCACGCGCGACTTTTCCAGCAACCAACTGCGTGTGATCGAACGCATCAACAACGAGGAACATTTACTACTGAACGAGAAGATCAGCCCCAGCGGCCGCTCGTCCGACCGCGAGCAATACCTGGACCTGCTGCAGCAGACCCTGGGATTGAGCGACCCACAGCTGTTTCGCGCCCTGGTGTTGATCGGCCAAGAGAAGCTGCTGGGCTCGTGGCAGGACGGCGCTTCGGGGATTCGCACGCTGTTGGCCGGCGCTGCCTCCCGCGGCAGCGACGAGGTGCTCGACGCGCTGGAACAGCAATACTTCGAGCTGACCTTGTTCGACGTCGAGGGCCGCAAACGGATGCGCAATCCGCGCAAAATCGAGCTGCTCCAATCCCAGATCGAGTCGCGACGCGAGGCGCTGGACCATGCGCAGCGTGCGTTGGACAAACGCCAGCAGTTGGGCGTGCAGCGTTCGCAAATGCGCGAACAGCTTGTCGCAAAGCGAACCGAGCTTGACTCCCACGAGCTGCTGGCCAAACGCGGGGCCGAGCTGTTGCGGCTGCAAAAGGATCTGGCGGAAACCGAGCGGCTGCACGCGGAACTCTACAAAGAGCGTTTGCAACTGGTCGACGCGCTCAACGATTTAGCCGCCACAAACGCGGCCCTGGCCGGGTTAAGCGACGTGACTGCGCTGAGCGCCGTGGATTTCGAATCGGCCGGCAAGCTGGCCGCGGACGCCCAGGCCATCGGCCGCGAACAACGCGGGCTCGACCGCATCGGCGAACAACTCGAGGCGATTAATCCTCAGCCTGCCCTCTCCGCCGCAATGGTCAGCGTTGCGACCGCAATCGGTGCGGGATTGGGCTTGGCCCTGCTCCCCTCGCCCTGGTCGTGGGTCGCTGCTATTGCATTGCTATGCGTTCCGGGAACACTGTGGGTCCGCCTGGTCGTGCTGCGCCGCTCGGCGCGCAACGCAACGCAACAACTCACCCAGAGTTTGTCACAGGCCCGTGAGGCGTGCGCAGAACTCGAAGCGCAGTACGAGCATGATCTCGAGGCGCTGCCCTCCGCGATCCGCCTTTCCCTCGACGATCTGAGCATCGTGCGCGCCCGCTATGAGCAGGCCCGCGATCTAACGCTTAAACGCGAGCAGGCCGCCGCGCTGGTTGCGGGACGCCCGGATGACGAACAGCTACAGCAGGCCCTGGCCAAGCTCGGCCGTGAGCTGGACGTGCACAAGGCTCGCATTGATTCGTTCGTCGCCCAAACCCCGCAGCTCAGCGGCGTGGATCAGCGCGCGGTGCTCCAAGCAGACCGCGATGCGGCCGCGTGCAGACAACGCATCGAGGAGTTTGAGCAGCAGTTGCGCTCGGTCGAGTCCGACTTCACAGTGGCCTCGGTGGGGCTGATTGATCGGCAGTCGGCCGAAGAAGAGATCGTCGAGCTCGACCAGCGTCTGGCACGGGACAAGCGACGCGCTCAGGCGCTGCTGCTGGCGCGCGAGGTGCTGGCCGAGGCAATTGAGGAGTTCCGCTCCCTGAGCGTGGCGCGCGTTGGCGAGGCCATCGGCAGCCGGTTCGAGCGCTGCACCGCCGGGCGCTATTGCGGCGTTGAGATGGACGAGCAGTTCAACCCTTTGCCGCTGCTGCGCGGTAAAGTGCAACTCGATGTCGAACAGCTCTCGGCCGGGGCCCGCGATCAGCTTTACCTCTGCGCCCGGCTGGCGGTGCTCGACGATCTATCGGGCGACGCGGGTCTGCCGCTGATCCTCGACGACCCGCTGGTGCACTGCGATCGCAAACGGCGGACCGCGCTGCTTGAGCTGTTGCGCGAGCTGGCCGACCGACAGCAGCTAATCGTGCTCAGCCACGACGAGTCGTTGGCCGAGCTCACGCCGGGGGCCAATCTAATCAGGCTCGGGACCGATCGACAATGA
- a CDS encoding DUF4340 domain-containing protein — MKIRVLIALIVVAALAGLTYYLSQPADVQPEPTPVQGPERLLSLDPEAVRHIEIARGQSAIELQLNDEEQWLLVKPVAAAADQTVVRSLVNTLRYMGRPEPIVDAGELEQFGLGQDAAVLTLDDGQSSQSISFGDRAPLDRGIYVFNHNDQRVYLVPPEFERYLVYGAIDFRDRRVFPVAPDQLVEIKIERGRRLLERCVLSKADGTWRVVEPFPALADGARLVSLANLLTRLQVERYLEQDEARPMERALRRPDARLSISATDDAGRIVELRTSLLIRDDQIIARPEGADQTYALKADALDKILVNSVELADRGLLSPNLESVERIDLQFPQQSIRLSRSEGEFVSESDEFTVDPHKVRSLLDSLQLTSWAEPVGPAVTARSLRRVGLNRPDLEVVLYDAEGNALAHLKVGRPLRGQRRVSLGDPPYIYLLQPDSLAGLASSVADLALIERAPEATEESHGENNG, encoded by the coding sequence ATGAAAATCAGAGTACTGATCGCGCTGATTGTGGTCGCGGCCCTGGCCGGACTGACCTACTACCTCTCGCAGCCCGCGGACGTGCAGCCCGAACCAACGCCCGTGCAGGGGCCCGAACGGCTGCTGTCGCTGGATCCCGAGGCTGTACGACACATCGAGATCGCGCGCGGCCAAAGCGCCATCGAGCTACAACTGAACGATGAGGAGCAGTGGCTTTTAGTCAAACCGGTCGCGGCTGCCGCGGACCAGACCGTGGTGCGCAGTCTGGTCAACACCCTGCGCTACATGGGGCGCCCCGAGCCGATAGTCGACGCGGGCGAGCTCGAGCAATTCGGCCTGGGCCAAGACGCCGCGGTTTTAACCCTGGACGACGGGCAAAGCTCGCAGAGCATCAGCTTCGGCGATCGCGCGCCACTGGACCGCGGGATCTACGTATTCAATCACAACGACCAGCGGGTCTACCTGGTGCCGCCGGAGTTCGAGCGCTACCTGGTCTACGGCGCGATTGACTTCCGCGACCGCCGGGTCTTCCCGGTGGCGCCCGACCAACTGGTCGAAATCAAGATCGAGCGCGGCCGCAGGCTGCTCGAGCGCTGTGTTCTGTCCAAGGCCGACGGCACCTGGCGGGTGGTCGAGCCCTTTCCCGCACTGGCCGATGGCGCGCGGCTGGTGTCGCTGGCCAACCTGCTGACCAGGTTGCAGGTCGAGCGCTATCTGGAACAAGACGAGGCGCGCCCCATGGAACGCGCTTTGCGCCGGCCCGACGCGCGGCTGAGCATATCGGCCACGGACGATGCGGGCCGGATCGTCGAGCTGCGGACGTCGCTGCTTATCCGGGATGATCAGATCATCGCCAGGCCCGAGGGCGCGGATCAGACCTACGCACTCAAAGCTGACGCGCTGGATAAAATCCTTGTCAACAGCGTCGAGTTGGCCGACAGAGGGCTGCTCTCACCCAACCTGGAGAGCGTGGAGCGCATCGACTTGCAATTCCCACAACAGTCAATTAGACTCTCGCGCTCCGAGGGGGAGTTCGTCAGCGAATCCGACGAATTCACTGTCGATCCGCATAAAGTGCGCTCCCTGCTCGACAGCTTGCAGTTGACCTCCTGGGCTGAACCGGTCGGACCGGCGGTAACGGCGCGCAGTCTGCGTCGAGTCGGTCTGAATCGTCCGGACCTGGAGGTCGTGCTGTACGACGCGGAGGGGAACGCCCTGGCGCACCTAAAGGTTGGACGGCCGCTACGCGGTCAACGCCGGGTGAGTCTAGGCGACCCGCCGTACATTTACCTGCTGCAACCCGACTCCCTGGCGGGCTTGGCAAGTTCGGTCGCGGACCTCGCTTTAATCGAGCGCGCTCCCGAGGCCACGGAGGAATCGCATGGCGAGAATAACGGTTGA
- the dnaJ gene encoding molecular chaperone DnaJ, protein MIKKDYYEVLGVARDAELQQIKKLYRELAIRYHPDRNPGDQESEERFKEASEAYQVLSDPEKREMYNRFGHEGLRGSGFQGFSGFEDVFSTFGSIFEEFFGFGEQRRGRNSAQRGNDIGYDLQISFEEAAFGVDTAIEVNKYDICNTCKGARTKPGTKPAACPTCQGTGQVRRSQGFFAIATACPQCRGEGVIINDPCPDCQGAGRVPRVEKISVKVPAGVEDGTRLRLSGKGESGMRGGPAGDLYVLISVKPHKIFQRQGNDVLLRAPISYSQAALGAEFEVPTLEGPATLRIPHGTQSGRVFKLKGKGIPHVRGYGRGDQVVQVLIEVPTKLTTRQEELLREFAEIEGRQVKKHESLFDRIKSQLN, encoded by the coding sequence TTGATTAAAAAAGACTACTACGAGGTGCTGGGAGTCGCTCGCGACGCCGAGCTCCAGCAGATTAAGAAATTGTATCGCGAGCTGGCGATACGCTACCACCCCGACCGTAACCCAGGCGATCAAGAGTCCGAGGAGCGCTTTAAAGAGGCGTCCGAGGCCTACCAGGTGCTCTCGGACCCGGAGAAGCGCGAGATGTACAACCGCTTCGGCCACGAGGGTCTACGCGGCTCCGGATTCCAGGGATTCTCGGGCTTCGAGGACGTGTTCTCGACGTTCGGCTCGATCTTCGAGGAGTTCTTCGGCTTCGGCGAACAGCGCCGCGGCCGCAACTCCGCCCAGCGCGGCAACGACATCGGCTACGACCTGCAGATCTCCTTCGAGGAGGCTGCCTTTGGCGTTGATACCGCCATCGAGGTCAACAAGTACGATATCTGCAACACGTGCAAGGGCGCGCGCACCAAGCCCGGCACCAAGCCCGCGGCCTGTCCGACCTGCCAGGGTACGGGCCAGGTACGGCGCTCCCAGGGCTTCTTCGCCATTGCAACGGCCTGCCCGCAGTGTCGCGGCGAAGGAGTGATCATCAACGATCCCTGCCCCGACTGCCAGGGTGCGGGCCGCGTACCGCGCGTCGAAAAAATCAGCGTCAAGGTGCCCGCGGGCGTTGAGGACGGCACGCGCCTGCGTCTGAGCGGCAAGGGCGAGAGCGGCATGCGCGGCGGCCCTGCGGGCGATTTGTACGTGCTGATCAGCGTCAAACCGCACAAGATCTTCCAGCGCCAGGGCAACGACGTGCTCTTGCGCGCGCCGATCTCCTATTCCCAAGCCGCGTTGGGTGCCGAATTCGAGGTGCCCACGCTCGAGGGTCCGGCCACACTCAGGATCCCGCACGGCACGCAGAGCGGTCGGGTGTTCAAGCTCAAGGGCAAGGGCATCCCGCACGTGCGCGGGTACGGTCGCGGCGATCAGGTGGTGCAGGTGCTGATCGAGGTGCCGACCAAGCTCACCACCCGCCAAGAGGAGCTGCTGCGCGAGTTCGCCGAGATCGAGGGACGCCAGGTCAAGAAACACGAGTCGTTGTTCGACAGGATCAAATCCCAGCTTAATTAG
- the rpoZ gene encoding DNA-directed RNA polymerase subunit omega, whose product MARITVEDCLEHVDNRFALVVLAAQRTKQILRGSQPLVDAPDNKEIVTTLREIAAGKVRSAVDLDTIEKVADDL is encoded by the coding sequence ATGGCGAGAATAACGGTTGAAGATTGCCTGGAGCACGTCGATAACCGCTTCGCCCTGGTGGTGCTTGCGGCCCAACGGACCAAACAGATTCTCAGGGGCAGCCAGCCGCTGGTCGACGCCCCGGACAACAAAGAGATCGTTACTACTCTGCGAGAGATCGCGGCGGGCAAGGTTCGCTCCGCCGTTGATTTGGACACTATCGAAAAGGTCGCCGACGACCTGTAG
- a CDS encoding ABC transporter ATP-binding protein, giving the protein MIRIENLSKSYGPFEAVKGLNLEVRPGEILGFLGPNGAGKTTTMRMLTTFLPPGSGTAKVAGHDIVSEPEKVRRVVGYLPEHPLLYDDMKVHEYLRFVAAIHRVPGRRRSAAIERVVELAGLGEVIGQLIRTLSKGFRQRVGLAQALVSDPPVLILDEPTIGLDPGQMHTIRELIKSLAVSHTVIFSSHILPEVVAVASRVAIIHHGALVACDAVESLAKRFDTGDQRLLLELSRPVPEAGKILGALPSVEQIEEQGNGRYVLTAPSSEPMGPDVSLAVLQHGWGIAQMRQMRPTLEEIFIKLTAE; this is encoded by the coding sequence TTGATTCGTATCGAGAACCTGAGCAAGAGCTACGGGCCGTTCGAGGCGGTCAAGGGACTGAACCTCGAGGTGCGGCCCGGCGAGATCCTCGGGTTCCTGGGCCCCAACGGCGCGGGCAAGACCACCACCATGCGCATGCTCACCACCTTCCTGCCCCCCGGCTCGGGCACGGCCAAGGTCGCGGGCCACGACATCGTATCCGAGCCCGAAAAAGTGCGGCGGGTAGTGGGCTACCTGCCCGAGCATCCTCTATTGTACGACGACATGAAGGTCCACGAGTATCTGCGCTTTGTCGCGGCGATCCACCGCGTGCCCGGCCGCCGGCGCTCGGCGGCCATCGAGCGCGTGGTCGAGCTCGCGGGGCTGGGCGAGGTCATTGGCCAACTGATCCGCACACTGAGCAAGGGCTTCCGCCAACGCGTGGGACTGGCGCAGGCGCTGGTCAGCGACCCGCCGGTACTGATTCTCGACGAGCCGACCATCGGCCTGGACCCGGGTCAGATGCACACGATCCGCGAGCTGATCAAGTCGCTGGCCGTAAGCCATACCGTGATCTTCTCCAGTCACATTTTGCCCGAGGTGGTGGCCGTGGCCTCGCGGGTGGCGATCATCCACCACGGCGCACTGGTGGCCTGCGACGCGGTCGAATCGCTGGCCAAACGCTTTGACACCGGCGATCAGCGGCTACTGCTCGAACTCAGCCGCCCGGTGCCCGAGGCGGGCAAGATCCTCGGCGCCCTGCCCTCGGTCGAGCAGATCGAGGAACAGGGGAACGGACGCTACGTGTTGACCGCACCCTCCTCCGAGCCGATGGGGCCCGACGTGAGCCTAGCTGTGCTGCAACACGGCTGGGGCATCGCCCAGATGCGGCAGATGCGGCCCACGCTCGAGGAAATCTTCATCAAGCTCACGGCGGAGTAG
- a CDS encoding GldG family protein, whose protein sequence is MARLSGGMLFKVLQAEGLILLVFGVINLLFVPQTILLSLGFLGLGLVLLIAGTVARLASLGQWISSARSRFALYSLLYTLLVLAGLGLVNFLSARHFNHSWDLTGAQVNTLSARTDEVLGKLDAPVQVLAFFPDSDPYKPDAQRVLGLYERASEQVQVRFIDPIRNPLLARQYGLDEHTGLAVLYNDSRHVLEQPDEAQITNAILNVTQGERGAVYFLQGHGEAPLQRPAEQTQQQRSMQSAADRLRNENYQVAPLDLLTAGDVPSDARALVIAGPTQQLAQSELRAISDYLSGGGRLLTMLEPMIISGLEPLLSDYGVDLPDCVIIEESLRLFQGPTLGIEFIATDAASHAITSKVRDGVVFVLARAVIPKQTKPESTYVTALISSGKSSWAETDLVALMQQQQIELGELDLAGPVSLAAAIERLQPGGAQTRIVVVGDSDFAGDELITLGRDNASLFVNALSWLCESEPIEVIPNRYQSSAFMLQPAQAGLLFYAIVFVIPQLLTLLGIALIGVRRLSR, encoded by the coding sequence ATGGCGCGCTTAAGCGGCGGCATGCTGTTCAAGGTGCTCCAGGCCGAGGGGCTGATCCTGCTGGTCTTCGGCGTAATCAACCTGCTGTTCGTGCCGCAGACGATTTTGCTCTCGCTGGGATTCCTCGGGCTGGGGCTGGTGCTGTTAATCGCGGGCACTGTCGCGCGGCTGGCCTCCCTGGGCCAGTGGATCAGCAGCGCCCGCTCGCGTTTCGCGTTGTACAGCCTGCTCTACACGCTGCTGGTGCTGGCCGGCCTGGGCCTGGTCAACTTTCTCAGCGCGCGCCACTTCAACCACAGCTGGGATCTGACCGGCGCCCAGGTCAACACGCTGAGCGCGCGCACCGACGAGGTGCTGGGCAAACTCGACGCGCCGGTGCAGGTGCTGGCGTTCTTCCCCGACTCCGACCCCTACAAGCCCGACGCCCAGCGCGTACTCGGGCTGTACGAACGCGCCTCGGAACAGGTGCAGGTGCGCTTCATCGACCCGATCCGCAACCCGCTGCTCGCCCGGCAGTACGGCCTGGACGAGCACACGGGCTTGGCCGTGCTCTACAACGATTCGCGCCACGTGCTTGAGCAGCCGGACGAGGCGCAGATCACCAATGCGATCCTCAACGTCACCCAGGGCGAGCGCGGCGCGGTCTACTTTCTCCAGGGTCACGGCGAGGCGCCGCTTCAACGACCCGCCGAGCAGACGCAGCAGCAGCGCAGCATGCAGTCGGCCGCCGATCGGCTACGCAACGAGAACTATCAAGTCGCGCCCCTGGACCTGCTGACCGCCGGAGATGTGCCGAGCGACGCCCGGGCGCTGGTGATCGCCGGGCCGACCCAGCAGCTCGCCCAAAGCGAGTTGCGCGCGATCTCCGACTACCTGTCCGGCGGCGGACGTTTGCTGACGATGCTCGAACCGATGATCATCAGCGGACTCGAGCCACTGCTGTCCGACTACGGCGTGGACCTGCCCGACTGCGTAATCATCGAGGAGAGCCTGCGGCTGTTCCAGGGCCCGACCCTGGGCATCGAGTTCATCGCCACTGACGCGGCCTCGCACGCCATCACATCCAAGGTGCGCGACGGCGTGGTGTTCGTGCTGGCGCGCGCCGTAATCCCAAAACAGACCAAGCCCGAAAGCACCTACGTCACCGCCCTGATCAGCTCGGGCAAATCATCGTGGGCCGAGACCGACCTAGTTGCCTTGATGCAGCAACAGCAGATCGAGCTGGGCGAGTTGGATCTGGCCGGACCCGTGTCGCTGGCCGCGGCGATCGAACGCCTGCAGCCCGGCGGCGCACAAACGCGGATAGTGGTGGTCGGCGACTCGGATTTCGCGGGCGACGAGCTGATCACCCTGGGGCGCGACAACGCCTCGCTGTTTGTCAACGCGCTGAGCTGGCTTTGCGAATCCGAGCCGATCGAGGTCATCCCCAACCGCTACCAGAGCAGCGCGTTCATGCTTCAGCCGGCCCAGGCCGGGCTGCTGTTCTACGCCATCGTGTTTGTGATTCCCCAGCTGCTGACTCTGCTGGGCATTGCATTGATCGGCGTGCGCCGACTCAGCCGCTAA
- a CDS encoding DUF4190 domain-containing protein, translating to MSYDQNAQYVPPPPPAPPLTPGGVATPIGVGPSADGMAIGALVLGILSFCLGCLTGIPAIILGIIAVKRINADPQNRGGKGMAIAGIVIGSIMLLVTIIFGIVGGISAIYAEQMATDTFGNMDQNIGVTTTGGDDYQTLFDQATAADLNYLTGSFTAPSSVNQGDSFLVVLNLANSKGSALSLDSVDVHDEYLAGITITASNPASTMEPFHIPVDNSMSYSMKTTIPASGSREVSFTCNAAQRGTWAGNFDVCITYSDCLQVYVSTTVD from the coding sequence ATGAGCTACGATCAGAACGCACAGTATGTACCGCCGCCGCCGCCCGCGCCGCCGCTGACGCCCGGAGGCGTTGCAACGCCTATCGGGGTCGGGCCGAGCGCCGACGGGATGGCGATCGGCGCATTGGTGCTGGGTATCCTGAGCTTCTGCCTGGGCTGCCTGACCGGCATCCCGGCGATCATCCTGGGCATCATTGCGGTCAAGCGCATCAACGCCGATCCGCAAAATCGCGGTGGCAAGGGCATGGCCATCGCCGGTATCGTCATCGGTTCGATCATGCTGCTGGTGACGATCATCTTCGGCATCGTCGGCGGAATCTCGGCGATCTACGCCGAGCAGATGGCCACGGATACGTTCGGCAACATGGACCAGAATATTGGCGTAACCACGACCGGCGGCGATGATTACCAGACGCTGTTCGATCAGGCCACGGCCGCGGATCTGAATTACCTCACGGGCAGCTTCACCGCGCCGAGCTCGGTCAACCAGGGCGACTCGTTCCTGGTGGTGCTCAACCTGGCCAACAGCAAGGGCAGCGCCCTGTCGCTGGACAGCGTGGACGTGCACGACGAGTACCTCGCGGGGATTACCATCACCGCTTCCAATCCGGCCTCGACCATGGAGCCGTTCCACATTCCGGTGGACAACTCGATGAGCTACTCGATGAAGACCACGATCCCGGCCAGCGGTTCACGCGAGGTCAGCTTCACCTGCAACGCTGCGCAGCGAGGCACCTGGGCGGGCAACTTCGACGTGTGCATCACCTACTCGGACTGCCTGCAGGTCTACGTTTCGACCACGGTCGACTGA
- a CDS encoding trypsin-like peptidase domain-containing protein, translated as MSRWALIAVIALTLWCLSATAQTDERETPVVRAVRAASPAVVNVSTERVVRVPGMPAARDPFFEMFFGDAIGPRTRKTISLGSGVIIDPRGYVLTNEHVIMQSDKISVTLADGREFEARPIGSDSRRDLAVLKIDSPRSLPSIACGSSAGLMIGETVIAIGNPYGLSHTVTTGVLSAVGRNVRLQNNRVYYDFLQTDASINPGNSGGALVNVRGELIGITTAIHDQAQGIGFAVPIDKAKLAYEDLILFGEVHQGWIGLQARTIDAELAEALGLQDQGGLVISAVVRQGPADIAGVQTGDILVGVGTQKIVDPDRLRHVLRQIAVGENVRLKLLRNGRPLSLEARAIEVPPEAVQDIGWRRMGLRIVANSPELAASHGLKMDRGMLVLSVMNGSPAMRAGIAAGDVILMVNQLEISRGDDWSRALSNLSYAEGAILVLGRGNVLRRIALPMMSGD; from the coding sequence ATGAGCAGATGGGCGCTGATTGCGGTTATCGCGCTGACGCTTTGGTGTCTGAGCGCGACCGCCCAGACCGACGAGCGCGAAACGCCGGTAGTGCGCGCGGTGCGCGCCGCCTCGCCGGCTGTGGTCAACGTCTCCACCGAGCGCGTGGTGCGCGTTCCGGGAATGCCCGCGGCGCGCGATCCGTTCTTCGAGATGTTCTTCGGCGACGCAATCGGCCCGCGCACGCGCAAGACCATCAGCCTGGGCTCGGGCGTGATCATCGACCCCCGGGGTTACGTGCTGACCAACGAACACGTGATCATGCAATCCGACAAAATCAGCGTAACCCTGGCCGACGGCCGCGAGTTTGAAGCGCGCCCGATCGGCTCGGACTCGCGCCGCGACCTGGCGGTGCTTAAAATCGACTCGCCCCGCTCGCTGCCGTCCATCGCCTGCGGATCCAGCGCCGGGCTGATGATCGGCGAGACGGTGATCGCCATCGGCAATCCCTACGGTCTGAGCCATACGGTAACCACCGGCGTACTCTCGGCCGTGGGCCGCAACGTGCGGCTGCAGAACAATCGCGTCTACTACGACTTCCTGCAGACCGACGCCTCGATCAACCCGGGCAACTCCGGCGGCGCGCTGGTCAACGTACGCGGCGAGCTGATCGGCATTACCACCGCGATTCACGACCAGGCCCAGGGCATCGGCTTTGCCGTGCCCATCGACAAGGCCAAGCTGGCCTACGAAGACTTGATCCTCTTTGGCGAGGTGCACCAGGGCTGGATCGGCTTGCAGGCGCGGACCATCGACGCCGAACTGGCCGAGGCCTTGGGTTTGCAGGACCAGGGCGGCCTGGTAATCAGCGCCGTTGTCCGGCAGGGACCGGCCGACATCGCCGGCGTGCAGACCGGCGACATCCTGGTCGGCGTGGGCACGCAGAAAATCGTCGATCCCGATCGGCTGCGCCACGTGCTGCGCCAGATCGCCGTGGGCGAAAACGTCCGGCTCAAGCTGCTGCGCAACGGCCGCCCGCTGAGCCTGGAAGCCAGGGCGATCGAGGTGCCGCCCGAGGCTGTCCAGGACATCGGCTGGCGACGCATGGGGCTGCGGATCGTTGCCAACTCGCCCGAGCTGGCCGCGAGCCACGGACTGAAGATGGACCGCGGCATGCTGGTGCTCAGCGTGATGAACGGCAGCCCGGCGATGCGAGCTGGAATCGCGGCCGGAGACGTAATCCTGATGGTCAACCAGCTCGAGATCAGCCGCGGCGACGACTGGAGTCGCGCGCTGAGCAACTTAAGCTACGCCGAGGGTGCGATCCTGGTGCTGGGACGCGGCAACGTTCTGCGGCGCATCGCCCTGCCGATGATGAGTGGAGACTGA